The genomic stretch AGAAATTATTAATTATGGGCATTTGTCAACAGGGAATTACAATAGAATTACAGGAAAGTTATACTGCGATTTTGGGTTGCTCACAGTCAATCCAGAAGTAATAGCGGATATGAATGCAATGTTTAAAATGTTGCAAAAACCCGAAAAGCCTGCAAAAACTAAACATATAATGGCGGCACCCCATAATTTGAAATTGTTTTTTCTCGGTAAAATCGAACATGAAACCTTATTGGCACAAGAGGGAAAGAAAGCTTATATCACAGCCAAAATGAATAGTTTGGTTGATAAGGATATTATTGACAAATTGTACGAAGCATCGAAAGCAGGGGTGAAGATAAATTTAATAATACGCGGTATCTGCTGTCTGGTGCCAGGTATAGCAGGGCTAAGCGAGAATATCTCAGTGGTGAGTATTATAGACCGATTGCTGGAACATACACGGGTGTTTATTTTCGGCAACGATGGCAATGAGATTATATACCTTTCTAGTGCCGATTGGATGACCCGTAATTTGGAGAACAGGATAGAAGCCGCTTTCCCCATTCTCGATTCAAATTGTTGCAAAATTGTGAAAGACATTATTAACCTGCAATTGAGCGACAATGTGAAAGCTAGGATTATAGATCAAAACCTCGATAACCATTATAAAAATGGGGGCAAAAAGCCCGTTAGATCGCAGATAGCAATCGCTAAATATCTGGCCTCCTTAAAACAATGAGCAAAAAAATTTGCCTGTTTTGATGTTTACCCATAAATTTGCACTCCTAAAAAAAATTAAACAATCATGGCAGTTACTAGACTTAAAAGAAAAGACCGTTACAATAAAACCGTTTCCAGGTTGAAGCAACAACACATCAAGCTTGTTATCAAAACTGTGAGTGTAGAATCTCC from Bacteroidota bacterium encodes the following:
- a CDS encoding spore protein, yielding MAVTRLKRKDRYNKTVSRLKQQHIKLVIKTVSVESPYKDKTGIIED